The sequence GTTCCATGAGGCGCTCACTACCAAAGGCGGCCCGGAAAGTAAGATTCTCGTCCGGTTATAATTATGGCAAGAATCTCCAGCTTTGCTCAATGAATGATTGTGAATTGCGTGGTGCGCGGAAGTTTGCAAGCATTCCTCCCGATGTCCGATGACGAGTATTACTCCCCTACGCCTTCTTCGTCGAAAGGCCTTTTTCCGACGACACGGTGGACCATCGTCCGGAATCTTTCGGATGGCGAACGGCGGATCAGATTTCCCGCTTGGGATGAGTTTGTCACCTCCTACCGCAAGCCGCTGGAATACTGGCTAGTCGCCCGCTGCCGGGATCCTCACTTGTCGGAGGAATTGGTGCAGTCATTCCTGGCCAAGATGTCGAGCCATGAGCACGCTCTGAACTCGCTGGATCCATCCAAAGGGAGGCTCCGTTCCTGGTTGCTGGTCTGCCTCAAGCGCCATTGGCTGGATAACCTGCCGAAGTCTTTCGACGAACTGCCTGATGGATATGCGGATGCCGATGTGAAACCGGATGAGGACTTCGACGGTGTGTGGGCAAGGAGCGTCGCGCAACGTGTCGTCCGGCAACTTCGGTCCGAGTATGCATCGCGTAAAAGAGTCGATCTTTTCGACGCACTGCTCGGCGTGATCGACGGGGCGGCGATTGAGGAACGCACCGCCCTCCATGTGCGTTTCGGAATGACGGCGAACACCTTCGACCAAGCCCTGGCACGCCTTCGCGAGCGCCTCGCGCTGCGCCTGAGGGAGGAAGTCGCCGCCACATTGGTTGACGGACAGGATAGCGATGTGGATGACGAACTTCGTCACCTGATCCTCGTCCTCGGCCGCAACGGAGGCTTTGCACCGGAGTCTGCTGGCGCGGAAACATGAATAATCCCTGTCAGGTTTCTGCCGATTGAGCGTTCTTACCAGACAGGTCGCAACTATGACCGGAGAACCCATACCAGAACTTTCAGAACAAACCCTCGCAGGATTCTTCCGCGAAGCTTTGCGTGCTGGTAACCGGGCACCTCGCCCCACGCCACCGGAATGGCTGCAGGACGACGACTTCCCCTACGTGGTCGGTCGTTTCGTCGGACGCGGCGGATCGGGTATGGTGTGGAAGGCCGAGGGGCGCGGGGGCGGCGGGACGGTCGCCCTGAAGCTGGTTTCTTTCCGTGGTGATCGCCGGATCAGGCTGCGCTGGGAGAACGAATGCGATGCGCTGTCCCGTGTTGACCATCCGAACCTCGTGAAACTCATCGACTTCGGCCTGGCTCCCGATCTCGATGCCGGTTGGGTGACGCTGGAGTGGATCGAGGGCTCGGATCTCGCTACCGTGCTCGGGGATAGAGGAAGCCTTCCCGTCGCGGAGGCAGTGGAATTTACCAAGCAGATCGTTGCGGCGCTTTCGGCACTCCATGGCGCGGGGCTATTGCACCGCGATATCAAGCCGGGGAACATCCTTTTTGAAGAATCCTCCAAACGCTGGGTTTTGGCGGATTTTGGCCTCGCTTATGACCTCGGTCAGGACGCCGAGGCAAGGGTCACCCGGACACTGGAAACGCCAGCCACACCCGGCTATGCCGCCCCCGAGAGGGATCAGCCAGGCGGACATTCCGATACCAGAGGCGATCAGTATTCGCTAGCCTTCACCATTTGGGAAATGCTCGCTGGCAGCCGCCCGGCGGGTTCGTTCCCCATGCTGCACACCCTATGCCGCTGTCCGGTGGGAGTGGATCATGTGCTCCGGAAAGCACTCTCAACCCATCCCAAAGATCGCTACAGTGATCTGCGTGGATTCGAGCGGGCATTCCTGAGAGCCGTCCGCCGTCCACCTTGGATCAGACCGCTCCTTTTGGTCATCTCCTTGGCCGCTATAACGGCGATCCTGTATCTCGGACTTAGGCCCGAACCTTTCCCAAGGGAATTTCACAGCGGACCTCTCACCGTCACCGAAGGACGGGAGCACTACATGGAGATCGATCTGACTCTGGAGGAAAGCGGCGAATTTCTCGCCGTCGTCCACACAAGGAGCGGGGATCCGTTCTTCGGCTTCACCGGAAAAGCTCGCCTTATCTGGCGGGATGGTGATGGGAATGTCCTCAAAACGCAGGACAGCAATCCGCTTGGTGTGAACGGCCGGTTCATCCCCGGCACACCCCATGAGCGCATTGATTATTGGAGCGACAGCCTCCCGCCGGAAATGGCTACCAAAGTCGAACGCGTCGATTTCCGCGCCAACCCCGGCGGAATCAGCAAGGAAGCCCGGGACAAGGCGAACATCGAAGGAGCCAAAAAGGATCTGCAAAAGGCGAAGGAAGGCTTGGGGAAAGCATGGGAGAGTTTGAGGGCTGAGTGAACATCCCAG comes from Akkermansiaceae bacterium and encodes:
- a CDS encoding sigma-70 family RNA polymerase sigma factor; this translates as MSDDEYYSPTPSSSKGLFPTTRWTIVRNLSDGERRIRFPAWDEFVTSYRKPLEYWLVARCRDPHLSEELVQSFLAKMSSHEHALNSLDPSKGRLRSWLLVCLKRHWLDNLPKSFDELPDGYADADVKPDEDFDGVWARSVAQRVVRQLRSEYASRKRVDLFDALLGVIDGAAIEERTALHVRFGMTANTFDQALARLRERLALRLREEVAATLVDGQDSDVDDELRHLILVLGRNGGFAPESAGAET
- a CDS encoding serine/threonine protein kinase, which encodes MTGEPIPELSEQTLAGFFREALRAGNRAPRPTPPEWLQDDDFPYVVGRFVGRGGSGMVWKAEGRGGGGTVALKLVSFRGDRRIRLRWENECDALSRVDHPNLVKLIDFGLAPDLDAGWVTLEWIEGSDLATVLGDRGSLPVAEAVEFTKQIVAALSALHGAGLLHRDIKPGNILFEESSKRWVLADFGLAYDLGQDAEARVTRTLETPATPGYAAPERDQPGGHSDTRGDQYSLAFTIWEMLAGSRPAGSFPMLHTLCRCPVGVDHVLRKALSTHPKDRYSDLRGFERAFLRAVRRPPWIRPLLLVISLAAITAILYLGLRPEPFPREFHSGPLTVTEGREHYMEIDLTLEESGEFLAVVHTRSGDPFFGFTGKARLIWRDGDGNVLKTQDSNPLGVNGRFIPGTPHERIDYWSDSLPPEMATKVERVDFRANPGGISKEARDKANIEGAKKDLQKAKEGLGKAWESLRAE